In a single window of the Deltaproteobacteria bacterium genome:
- the gyrB gene encoding DNA topoisomerase (ATP-hydrolyzing) subunit B: MSSDVNVYDADSIKVLEGLEAVRKRPAMYIGSTGKEGLHHLVYEVVDNSIDEAAAGFCDKIAVVIRVDNSVMVEDNGRGIPVDMHKSEGISAAEVVMTMLHAGGKFSNDSYKISGGLHGVGVSVVNALSIALELEVKRDGGVYVQNYCQGVPLAPLEQTGETKGRGTKITFKPDDTIFEELEFNFDILANRLRELAFLNSGVTITLLDERTDKKSEFLYNGGIVSFVEYLNRSKKVLHKSPIYISGSKDDCFVEVALQYNDTYAENLFAFANSINTTEGGTHLIGFRSALTRVFNNYATSNKIWKAGQESLKGEDLREGLACVISVKIKNPQFEGQTKTKLGNSEVKGLVEWVVYDKIGTYLEENPAVAKQLLSKCLDAARARDAARKARELTRRKSALEVGALPGKLADCQERDPARSEIYIVEGDSAGGSAKQGRDRKNQAILPLRGKVLNVEKARFDKMLENEEIKVMVTALGTGIGREEYDVSRLRYHKVIIMTDADVDGSHIRTLLLTFFFRQMRELIERGYLYIAQPPLFKIVDRKRELYIHNEEEMKTYVLENGISKIRFLTGNGQVTALAGNRLMGFIKKILRIDAILDKFAKEGKDREVLRILADQPDFKDEDFRQGDKMKALAARTVAMDADIQDSTLEIDPEHGIYRMLFQVLRDGQVFTTAMDRDIFRSPKFAELRTQLSQIQVLGAPPYSLDLENGEAVVPPSEGDVTNEAPAAARQREQQIFLPSMTALVEYVLTAGKKGLAVQRYKGLGEMNPEQLWETTMNPDKRTLLQVRVEDAVEADIIFTTLMGDQVEPRRDFIYRNALNVSNLDV, from the coding sequence ATGAGCAGTGATGTAAATGTATATGATGCAGATAGTATTAAAGTACTTGAAGGATTGGAGGCCGTCCGGAAAAGGCCGGCCATGTACATCGGCAGTACAGGCAAGGAAGGTCTCCACCATCTGGTCTATGAAGTGGTTGATAACAGCATTGATGAGGCGGCCGCCGGCTTCTGCGATAAGATTGCCGTAGTGATCAGGGTTGATAACAGTGTCATGGTGGAAGATAATGGCCGCGGCATCCCCGTGGATATGCACAAGTCGGAAGGGATATCGGCTGCCGAGGTGGTAATGACGATGCTCCATGCGGGGGGGAAATTTTCTAACGACAGTTATAAAATTTCCGGCGGTTTGCATGGCGTAGGGGTATCGGTCGTGAACGCCCTTTCTATTGCACTGGAGCTGGAAGTCAAAAGGGATGGCGGGGTTTACGTGCAGAACTATTGTCAGGGAGTTCCCTTGGCGCCGCTGGAACAGACAGGTGAAACGAAAGGGCGGGGCACAAAAATTACCTTCAAGCCCGACGACACCATTTTTGAGGAGTTGGAATTTAATTTTGATATTTTAGCTAACAGGCTACGCGAGCTCGCCTTTCTCAATTCCGGGGTGACCATCACCCTGCTGGATGAGCGTACGGACAAGAAGAGTGAATTTTTATATAATGGCGGCATTGTGTCTTTTGTGGAGTATCTTAATCGTAGTAAAAAAGTGCTGCATAAAAGCCCAATTTATATCAGCGGTTCCAAGGATGATTGTTTTGTTGAAGTGGCTCTGCAGTATAACGATACGTACGCGGAAAACCTCTTTGCCTTCGCCAACAGCATTAATACTACAGAAGGCGGCACGCATTTGATCGGTTTTCGTTCCGCTCTAACCAGGGTTTTTAATAATTATGCCACGAGCAACAAGATATGGAAGGCCGGTCAGGAATCGCTCAAAGGCGAAGACTTGCGCGAAGGTCTTGCCTGTGTGATCAGCGTCAAGATTAAAAATCCCCAATTTGAGGGTCAGACCAAGACCAAACTGGGCAACAGCGAGGTCAAGGGCCTGGTGGAATGGGTAGTCTATGATAAAATTGGCACGTATCTGGAAGAAAACCCGGCCGTCGCCAAACAATTGCTCAGCAAGTGTCTCGATGCGGCCCGTGCCAGGGATGCGGCGAGAAAAGCCCGGGAGTTGACACGCCGGAAAAGCGCCCTCGAGGTGGGAGCGCTGCCGGGGAAACTGGCTGATTGCCAGGAGCGGGATCCGGCGCGCAGCGAGATCTATATTGTGGAAGGTGATTCTGCCGGTGGGTCGGCCAAACAGGGCAGAGATAGAAAGAACCAGGCAATTCTGCCGCTCCGGGGCAAGGTCTTGAATGTTGAAAAGGCCCGGTTCGACAAGATGCTCGAAAATGAGGAAATCAAAGTCATGGTGACGGCCCTGGGCACCGGCATCGGACGGGAAGAATATGATGTCAGCCGCTTGCGCTATCACAAGGTCATCATCATGACCGATGCCGACGTGGATGGTTCTCACATCCGCACCCTGCTCCTGACCTTTTTTTTCCGCCAGATGCGGGAGCTCATTGAACGCGGCTATCTCTACATCGCCCAGCCGCCGCTCTTCAAGATCGTGGACCGAAAGCGGGAGCTTTATATCCACAATGAAGAGGAAATGAAAACCTACGTTCTGGAAAACGGCATCAGTAAGATTCGTTTCCTCACGGGCAACGGGCAGGTCACCGCCTTGGCCGGCAATCGTCTGATGGGCTTTATTAAAAAAATATTACGCATTGACGCGATCCTGGATAAGTTTGCCAAGGAAGGCAAAGACCGGGAAGTATTGAGAATATTGGCGGACCAGCCGGATTTTAAGGATGAAGATTTTCGCCAGGGCGACAAAATGAAAGCACTAGCCGCCAGGACGGTGGCGATGGATGCGGACATACAGGATTCCACCCTGGAGATCGATCCTGAACATGGCATCTATCGGATGTTATTTCAGGTCTTACGGGATGGCCAGGTTTTTACCACGGCCATGGATCGGGACATCTTCCGGTCGCCTAAATTTGCTGAATTGAGGACGCAGCTCAGCCAGATACAGGTGCTCGGCGCCCCTCCCTACAGCCTGGATTTGGAGAACGGCGAAGCAGTCGTTCCTCCTTCCGAGGGCGACGTAACCAATGAAGCTCCGGCAGCGGCCCGACAAAGAGAACAACAAATCTTCCTGCCCAGCATGACGGCACTGGTAGAGTACGTGTTGACTGCCGGTAAAAAAGGTTTAGCGGTGCAACGGTACAAAGGTCTGGGCGAGATGAACCCGGAGCAGTTGTGGGAGACGACGATGAACCCCGATAAGCGCACCCTCTTGCAGGTGAGAGTGGAAGATGCCGTGGAGGCGGATATCATATTTACCACCCTCATGGGAGATCAGGTGGAGCCCCGGCGTGATTTCATCTACCGGAATGCCCTGAATGTATCCAATCTGGATGTTTAA
- the gyrA gene encoding DNA gyrase subunit A, which translates to MEDQLYGRNILVDIESEMKKSYLDYAMSVIIGRAIPDVRDGLKPVHRRVLFAMHEMGNRWNKPYKKSARIVGDIIGKYHPHGDAAVYDTMVRMAQDFSMRYLLIDGQGNFGSIDGDPPAAMRYTEVRMARIAEEIMADLDKETVDFVPNYDESLEEPSVLAARAPLLLLNGSSGIAVGMATNIPPHNLGEVIDGTIMLINDPEAGIEDLMRHIHGPDFPTAGFINGRQGINDAYKTGRGIIRVRARALIERKARNERESIVVTELPYQVNKAHLIEKISELVKEKKITGIADLRDESDREGIRVVIDLKRDEHSGVILNQLYKHTQMENTFGIIMLAIENGQPKVFNLKEMLQSFIAFRQQIVVRRTIFELGKAKERAHILEGLIIALDRIDAVIAVIKAAANPQEAGQALCAQFGLSEVQAKAILEMRLQRLTGLEREKIDAEYAELLSLMARLQAILDDPRKVLEVIIAELEDIKTRYNDERRTEIVASSEDIAIEDMIIEEDMVVTVSHTGYIKRNPVSLYKSQHRGGRGKVGMGTKEEDFVEKLFIASTHQYLLIFTSLGKVYWLKVYQIPQAGRAAKGKAIVNLVNIAPGERVAAILPVKDFVEDRFIIMAMKKGIIKKTVLTAYAHPRAGGIIAVNIDSDDELIDVQLTLGSQDVFLGTRKGKAIRFHEDDVRPTGRVSRGVTGIRMAKDDQVVGMEIPTDGNTIVAVSERGYGKRTYMTEYPIHRRGGKGVVNLNTVPKVGSVSGLMQVVGNEDLILISNAGKIIRLRVEEVPLVHRASQGVKLIDLEDEERLVGVARVDREEERDEEDVPEDENGEMTPEMDMLPGIIDGDDEEEGSEL; encoded by the coding sequence ATGGAAGATCAACTATATGGAAGAAACATTCTCGTAGATATCGAAAGCGAGATGAAAAAATCTTATCTCGACTATGCCATGAGCGTCATTATCGGTCGCGCCATTCCCGATGTGCGTGACGGGCTGAAGCCGGTGCATCGCCGGGTGCTGTTTGCCATGCATGAAATGGGCAACCGCTGGAACAAACCCTATAAAAAATCGGCCCGCATCGTCGGCGATATCATCGGCAAGTACCACCCCCATGGCGATGCGGCGGTTTACGACACCATGGTAAGGATGGCGCAGGACTTTTCCATGCGTTATCTCCTGATTGACGGTCAGGGAAATTTCGGTTCCATTGACGGCGATCCACCGGCAGCCATGCGTTACACAGAGGTGCGCATGGCCAGAATCGCCGAAGAAATTATGGCCGATCTGGACAAGGAGACCGTTGATTTTGTGCCTAATTACGATGAGTCCCTGGAGGAACCATCCGTTTTAGCGGCCCGGGCGCCCCTCCTGTTACTCAATGGCAGTTCCGGCATTGCGGTCGGGATGGCCACAAATATTCCGCCCCACAATTTAGGTGAGGTCATTGACGGGACCATTATGCTCATCAACGATCCCGAGGCCGGCATTGAGGACTTGATGCGCCACATCCATGGTCCGGATTTTCCGACGGCCGGTTTCATCAACGGCCGCCAGGGCATTAACGATGCCTATAAAACCGGCCGGGGCATCATCCGGGTGCGGGCCCGCGCCCTGATCGAGCGCAAGGCGAGAAACGAACGGGAAAGCATCGTGGTCACCGAGCTGCCCTACCAGGTGAACAAGGCCCATCTCATTGAAAAGATATCCGAACTTGTGAAGGAAAAAAAGATCACCGGGATTGCCGATCTGCGGGATGAGTCGGATCGGGAAGGCATTCGCGTCGTCATTGATCTGAAGCGTGATGAGCATTCCGGTGTCATTCTCAATCAACTGTATAAACATACCCAGATGGAAAATACCTTTGGCATCATCATGCTGGCGATTGAAAACGGCCAGCCCAAGGTGTTCAACCTGAAGGAGATGCTGCAGAGTTTTATTGCCTTCCGTCAGCAGATCGTCGTCCGCCGCACGATCTTCGAGCTGGGCAAGGCCAAAGAGCGGGCCCATATCCTGGAAGGTCTTATTATTGCCCTGGACCGGATTGATGCGGTGATCGCCGTGATCAAGGCCGCCGCCAACCCCCAGGAGGCAGGACAGGCCCTGTGCGCTCAATTCGGTCTCAGCGAGGTGCAGGCCAAAGCCATTCTCGAGATGCGCCTCCAGCGCCTTACGGGTCTGGAAAGAGAAAAAATTGACGCCGAATATGCCGAATTATTAAGTTTGATGGCCAGATTACAGGCCATCCTCGATGACCCCCGCAAGGTGCTGGAAGTCATTATCGCCGAACTGGAAGACATCAAGACGCGCTATAACGATGAAAGGCGCACGGAGATTGTCGCCAGTTCTGAAGACATCGCGATCGAGGACATGATCATCGAGGAAGATATGGTGGTCACGGTATCTCATACCGGCTATATCAAGAGAAATCCCGTCAGCTTGTACAAAAGTCAGCACCGCGGCGGACGGGGCAAGGTGGGCATGGGCACCAAGGAAGAGGATTTCGTGGAAAAGCTCTTCATTGCCTCTACGCACCAGTATCTATTGATCTTTACCTCCCTGGGCAAGGTTTACTGGCTCAAGGTTTATCAGATTCCCCAGGCCGGCCGTGCGGCAAAGGGCAAGGCGATTGTCAACCTCGTGAATATCGCGCCGGGGGAACGGGTGGCCGCTATCTTGCCTGTGAAGGATTTTGTGGAGGACCGGTTTATCATTATGGCCATGAAAAAGGGGATCATCAAGAAGACGGTCCTGACGGCCTATGCCCACCCCCGGGCGGGAGGCATTATTGCGGTCAATATTGACTCTGACGACGAATTAATTGATGTCCAACTGACGCTGGGCAGCCAGGATGTTTTTCTCGGCACCAGAAAAGGGAAGGCCATCCGTTTTCACGAGGATGATGTGCGTCCCACCGGCCGCGTCAGCCGGGGTGTCACCGGGATCAGGATGGCCAAAGACGATCAAGTGGTCGGGATGGAAATACCCACGGACGGTAATACGATTGTCGCTGTTTCGGAGAGGGGTTACGGGAAAAGGACCTATATGACGGAGTATCCCATCCATCGTCGGGGCGGTAAAGGAGTCGTAAATCTCAATACCGTACCGAAGGTGGGCAGTGTGTCCGGCCTGATGCAGGTAGTCGGCAACGAGGATCTGATCCTGATCAGCAATGCGGGCAAGATCATCAGGCTCCGGGTGGAGGAAGTGCCCCTCGTCCATCGCGCCTCGCAGGGAGTCAAGCTGATTGATCTGGAAGATGAGGAACGGCTCGTCGGCGTGGCCAGGGTGGACCGGGAAGAGGAGAGAGATGAGGAAGACGTCCCGGAAGACGAGAATGGCGAAATGACGCCGGAGATGGATATGTTGCCGGGTATAATAGATGGAGATGACGAAGAAGAGGGCAGTGAATTGTAA
- a CDS encoding MBL fold metallo-hydrolase: MKILLSLLIMAGILSLSCSPAAAAEKFVTDVFKTKTGDLKITFIGHGSLMLAYGGKIIQVDPVLQEADYSTLPQADLILVTHDHSDHLDAKAIAMLTRPGKTTLVLTESCAAKVQGGIVMKNGDVKSMGGLRIEAVPAYNIVQKRPDGQPFHPPGMGNGYVLTLGDKRVYVAGDTENIPAMKNLSAIDVAFLPMNLPYTMTPEMVAAAARSFQPKILYPYHFGETDTRKISDLLKDSGIEVRIRNMK, encoded by the coding sequence ATGAAGATCCTGTTATCCCTATTGATCATGGCAGGCATTCTTTCCCTTTCCTGCTCCCCGGCTGCGGCCGCAGAGAAATTTGTTACCGATGTGTTCAAAACCAAGACCGGTGACCTGAAGATAACTTTTATCGGTCACGGTAGCCTGATGTTGGCTTACGGCGGCAAGATTATTCAGGTAGATCCGGTACTGCAAGAAGCCGACTACAGCACCCTGCCCCAGGCCGACTTGATCCTGGTGACCCACGACCATAGTGATCACCTGGATGCCAAGGCCATTGCCATGCTGACCCGTCCCGGTAAAACCACCCTCGTCTTGACGGAATCCTGCGCCGCCAAAGTGCAAGGCGGCATTGTTATGAAAAACGGCGATGTCAAGAGCATGGGCGGACTGCGGATCGAAGCGGTGCCGGCTTATAATATTGTGCAGAAGCGTCCCGATGGTCAGCCTTTCCATCCTCCCGGGATGGGGAACGGTTATGTCCTGACCTTGGGGGACAAGCGCGTCTATGTGGCCGGTGATACGGAAAATATCCCGGCAATGAAGAACTTATCGGCGATTGACGTGGCCTTTCTTCCCATGAATCTGCCCTACACCATGACCCCGGAAATGGTAGCGGCGGCGGCCAGAAGTTTCCAGCCCAAGATTTTATATCCCTACCATTTTGGCGAAACGGATACCCGGAAGATATCAGATTTGCTGAAAGATTCGGGGATAGAAGTCCGCATCCGCAACATGAAGTAG
- the dnaN gene encoding DNA polymerase III subunit beta translates to MEFHIQRNTLLAGIRKTLGIVEKKTTMPILNNVLLRVHSNKITIIATDIEITLVSHYAAEVLSEGEVTVSAKKLYEMMREIPDGLVKVKKNDANLLTISCQKAVYRISGMSAEEFPSVAEDEDLPLFKLDSKVFTELITKSFFATSTDETRPNLTGAYLEMENQPEANILRMVATDGHRLAIVTSIPLGKEREQMSNLFPKGIIIPRKGLVEIKKLLEENIGDIALGVERNMCVIKSMEVVLKVSLIDAEFPDYHRVIPQEKGIVVTLEKDKILHALKRINVISSEGYGGVVVTLKNNLMELKFKDDDVGEATDEIEIEYSGEEIVVGYNIGYFLNAVEVIDEQNVALEIGVNNKPSVVRGAGNDRYACIVMPLKL, encoded by the coding sequence ATGGAATTTCATATCCAGAGAAACACCCTTTTAGCGGGCATCAGAAAAACTTTAGGCATTGTAGAAAAGAAAACGACCATGCCCATTCTGAACAATGTCTTGCTGCGCGTCCACAGTAACAAAATTACCATTATTGCCACTGACATTGAGATAACTCTGGTTTCCCATTACGCGGCAGAGGTATTGTCGGAAGGGGAGGTCACCGTATCGGCAAAAAAATTATATGAAATGATGCGGGAAATTCCGGATGGATTAGTCAAGGTTAAAAAAAATGACGCTAATTTATTAACCATTTCCTGCCAAAAGGCTGTTTACCGCATTAGTGGCATGTCGGCCGAGGAATTCCCCAGTGTTGCCGAGGATGAAGACTTACCGTTATTCAAACTGGATAGCAAAGTTTTTACGGAACTGATTACTAAATCTTTTTTTGCTACTTCCACCGATGAGACGCGGCCTAATTTGACCGGCGCTTATTTGGAGATGGAAAACCAGCCGGAAGCGAATATCCTGAGAATGGTAGCAACGGACGGTCACCGTCTGGCTATAGTTACATCAATACCCTTGGGAAAAGAACGGGAGCAGATGTCAAATCTGTTCCCCAAGGGAATTATTATACCTCGCAAGGGATTGGTAGAAATCAAGAAGTTGCTTGAGGAAAATATTGGTGATATCGCGCTGGGTGTAGAGCGAAATATGTGTGTTATCAAAAGCATGGAAGTTGTTTTGAAGGTCAGCTTGATAGATGCTGAATTTCCTGATTATCATCGCGTGATTCCCCAGGAAAAAGGCATCGTCGTAACACTTGAGAAGGACAAAATACTGCACGCATTGAAGCGCATTAATGTAATATCGAGCGAAGGTTACGGGGGGGTGGTGGTGACTCTCAAAAATAACCTGATGGAGCTGAAATTTAAAGATGATGATGTGGGTGAGGCGACCGATGAGATAGAGATAGAGTATAGTGGAGAGGAAATAGTGGTGGGCTATAACATCGGCTACTTTTTGAATGCCGTGGAAGTCATTGATGAACAGAATGTGGCCCTTGAAATAGGCGTCAATAACAAACCCAGCGTCGTCAGGGGGGCAGGCAATGATCGCTACGCGTGTATTGTGATGCCGCTAAAATTGTAA